A stretch of Hippoglossus hippoglossus isolate fHipHip1 chromosome 20, fHipHip1.pri, whole genome shotgun sequence DNA encodes these proteins:
- the chpf2 gene encoding LOW QUALITY PROTEIN: chondroitin sulfate glucuronyltransferase (The sequence of the model RefSeq protein was modified relative to this genomic sequence to represent the inferred CDS: inserted 1 base in 1 codon; deleted 1 base in 1 codon) has protein sequence MRLSSLLALFRPALPLILGLSLGCSLSLLMVSWTQGDADDSCRDELGNGGXFQGRGDSQGVSRDEAGDEDIQPRIVPYHKDPNKPHKKVLRTRYIHTELGIRERLLVGVLTSRATLNTLAVAVNRTVAHHFHRTFFFTGLRSPKVPHGMTVVAHGDDRPVWLMYETVRHLHQHYGSDYDWFLLAQDDTYLQADRLSELVGHLSAGQDLYMGRAEEFIGGEEKARYCHGGYGYLLSRSLLARLQPHLDTCRNDILSVRPDEWLGRCIIDYLGLSCVEVHREMTYRYFELGKNADPEREDSTQFKNAFTVHPVSEPNLMYRLHKRFSQIELEWTYLQIEQLQMQINNLSERTPEGKAGVTWPIGINPPFKPRTRFEVINWEYFTEEHIYLCVDSAPKCEMRGADRADVSAVLEIAVERLNERYQPQLRFRKRRLLNGYRRFDPTRGMEYMLDLALEAYTQKGHSQVIVKRVNLLRPLSAVEIIPMPYVTEATRVQVILPVTAQDQDYVSNFLDMYVMNTLDTHDNVLLTFLFIYDPFDAQRVSQTDVFAGIKAMIGEVEKRYGDVKIPWISVKTEVPSQVKLMDIISKKHPVDTLFFLSSVWTEVNADFLNRCRMNAISNWQVFFPIHFQEYSPAVVYRDQQPSAASSSFASESLRDGHFDRHVFDEACFYNADYMTARTKMAADILDNEELLESMDVYDIFVRYSGLHVFRAVEPALIQKYVRRACNPRFSEDIYHRCVLSNLEGLGSRSHLAMALFEQEQANST, from the exons ATGCGTCTGTCCTCGTTGCTGGCCCTGTTCAGGCCTGCGCTGCCCCTCATCCTGGGGCTGTCCCTGGGGTGCAGCCTCAGTCTGCTGATGGTGTCCTGG ACGCAGGGGGACGCCGACGACTCGTGCAGGGACGAGCTGGGCAACGGAG TCTTCCAGGGCAGAGGGGACAGCCAGGGGGTGTCCAGGGATGAGGCCGGAGACGAGGACATCCAGCCCCGCATTGTGCCCTATCACAAGGACCCGAACAAGCCGCACAAGAAAGTCCTCAG aACCCGATACATCCACACTGAACTGGGCATCAGGGAGCGCCTGCTGGTGGGCGTGCTGACCTCTCGGGCCACGCTGAACACGCTGGCCGTGGCGGTGAACCGTACGGTCGCCCACCACTTCCACCGCACCTTTTTCTTCACGGGTCTGCGCAGCCCCAAGGTGCCTCACGGCATGACGGTGGTGGCCCACGGCGACGACCGCCCGGTGTGGTTGATGTACGAGACGGTGCGTCACCTCCACCAGCACTACGGCTCAGACTACGACTGGTTCCTCTTAGCCCAGGATGACACTTACCTGCAGGCAGACCGTCTGTCTGAGCTCGTGGGCCACCTCAGTGCAGGTCAGGACCTGTACATGGGCCGGGCGGAGGAGTTCATCGGTGGGGAGGAGAAGGCACGCTACTGCCACGGGGGTTACGGCTATCTGCTGTCTCGCAGTCTGCTGGCCCGCCTGCAGCCCCATCTCGACACATGCCGTAATGACATCCTCAGCGTGAGACCTGATGAGTGGCTGGGCCGCTGCATCATTGACTACCTGGGTCTCAGCTGCGTGGAAGTGCACCGG GAGATGACCTACCGCTACTTTGAACTGGGGAAAAACGCCGATCCGGAGCGAGAAGACAGTACCCAGTTTAAAAACGCCTTCACAGTGCATCCTGTATCAGAACCGAATCTCATGTACCGCCTGCACAAACGCTTCAGCCAGATCGAGCTGGAATGGACGTACCTACAGATCGAACAGCTCCAG ATGCAGATCAACAACCTGAGTGAGCGGACGCCAGAGGGAAAGGCCGGAGTCACGTGGCCAATAGGAATCAACCCTCCCTTCAAGCCAAGAACCCGTTTTGAGGTGATCAACTGGGAGTACTTCACAGAGGAGCACATTTACTTGTGCGTCGACAGCGCTCCAAAGTGTGAGATGAGAGGGGCGGACCGCGCGGATGTAAGCGCCGTTCTGGAGATCGCGGTGGAGCGCCTGAACGAACGCTACCAGCCACAGCTACGCTTCCGCAAACGCCGTCTTCTCAACGGGTACCGGCGCTTTGACCCCACGCGCGGTATGGAGTACATGCTGGACCTGGCTCTGGAGGCCTATACCCAGAAAGGCCACAGTCAAGTCATTGTAAAACGGGTCAACCTGCTGCGGCCCCTCAGTGCAGTGGAGATAATCCCCATGCCTTATGTGACGGAGGCCACACGGGTGCAGGTCATCCTACCCGTCACCGCCCAGGATCAGGATTATGTCAGCAACTTCCTCGACATGTATGTGATGAACACTCTCGACACCCACGATAACGTTTTGCTCACGTTCCTGTTCATATACGATCCGTTTGACGCGCAGCGAGTCAGCCAGACGGACGTGTTCGCCGGCATCAAGGCCATGATCGGGGAGGTGGAGAAACGCTACGGCGACGTGAAGATTCCCTGGATAAGTGTGAAGACGGAGGTGCCCTCACAGGTGAAGCTGATGGACATCATCTCCAAGAAGCATCCGGTGGACACACTGTTCTTCCTGTCCAGCGTGTGGACGGAAGTCAACGCGGACTTCCTGAATCGCTGCAGAATGAACGCCATCAGCAACTGGCAGGTGTTCTTCCCGATCCACTTCCAGGAGTACAGCCCCGCCGTCGTCTACCGCGACCAGCAGCCCTCCgctgcctcttcttctttcGCCTCCGAGTCGCTGAGGGACGGCCACTTCGACCGCCATGTCTTTGACGAGGCCTGCTTTTACAATGCGGATTACATGACCGCACGGACCAAGATGGCTGCCGACATCTTAGACAACGAGGAGCTGCTGGAAAGCATGGACGTGTACGACATATTTGTTCGCTACTCGGGCTTACATGTGTTTAGAGCCGTGGAGCCGGCGCTCATCCAGAAATACGTACGACGAGCGTGCAACCCGCGGTTCAGTGAGGACATCTACCACCGCTGCGTGCTCAGCAACCTGGAGGGTCTGGGGTCACGCTCGCATCTCGCCATGGCGCTGTTTGAACAAGAGCAGGCCAACAGCACCTAG